A DNA window from Aminivibrio sp. contains the following coding sequences:
- a CDS encoding BMP family protein — protein sequence MKRFILLAVIAAMASAGIFHEVPAFAKAPGEHKMVLILPGPINDQSWNATNYAGLQAVNKTLGTKMEYVENVQASDYESTFRNYAERGYDLIMAAGTQFDEPASRVAPKYPKTVFCVVNGMAAAEPNVMPILPKEYEASFLAGIIAGHITRSGKIGVAGGFPNKLMIRLLNTFEWAARVGRSDLRVARAYANSWSDVALGKQMASSMIDGGADVLFFYANQVGLGAIQAAKEKGVKYIGFASDQNNAAPGTVAASVYFDFASMYTWAVNKYLDGTLKPVVNEAGIAEGIVNVSYSDDIPPEVRETVKAAEEAVKNGHVLFFLSGYPEKP from the coding sequence ATGAAGCGGTTCATTCTGTTGGCAGTGATCGCGGCAATGGCGTCGGCGGGGATTTTCCATGAGGTGCCTGCTTTTGCGAAGGCTCCCGGGGAACACAAGATGGTGCTGATCCTCCCCGGGCCGATCAACGACCAAAGCTGGAACGCCACGAACTACGCCGGGCTCCAAGCGGTGAACAAGACCCTCGGCACGAAGATGGAATACGTGGAGAACGTCCAGGCAAGCGATTACGAGTCTACCTTCAGGAATTACGCTGAACGGGGATATGACCTGATCATGGCCGCCGGTACCCAGTTTGACGAACCCGCCTCCAGGGTGGCGCCCAAGTATCCCAAAACCGTTTTCTGTGTGGTGAACGGAATGGCCGCTGCCGAACCGAACGTCATGCCCATCCTTCCCAAGGAGTACGAAGCGAGCTTCCTCGCGGGAATCATCGCAGGGCACATCACCAGGTCCGGGAAGATCGGCGTTGCGGGAGGGTTCCCGAACAAGCTGATGATCCGGCTGCTGAATACCTTTGAATGGGCCGCCAGAGTCGGCCGGAGCGACCTGAGGGTCGCCAGAGCCTATGCCAACTCCTGGAGCGACGTGGCCCTTGGGAAACAGATGGCGAGCTCCATGATCGACGGAGGAGCGGACGTACTTTTCTTCTACGCGAACCAGGTCGGTCTCGGCGCCATCCAGGCGGCGAAGGAGAAAGGTGTAAAGTATATCGGCTTCGCCAGCGACCAGAACAACGCAGCCCCCGGAACAGTGGCGGCGAGTGTGTATTTCGACTTCGCCTCCATGTATACCTGGGCGGTGAATAAATATCTCGACGGCACGCTGAAACCAGTGGTCAACGAAGCCGGCATCGCCGAAGGCATAGTTAACGTGTCCTACTCCGACGACATACCCCCCGAAGTCCGCGAAACGGTGAAGGCGGCGGAGGAAGCGGTCAAAAATGGACATGTCCTCTTCTTCCTCTCCGGTTACCCGGAGAAGCCCTGA
- a CDS encoding ABC transporter permease yields MTEKKREKPPLYESLTDPDGIPASLFFPALSVVLGLASAGALMLFLGHNPVAVYLDLFSFAFRDIYNIADIFAKAAPLILTGLAFAFAFQAGLFNIGAQGQFYLGAVASAACALFFPFLPSRLLLPLCAAVSMTAGGLWGSMTGYFKARFNANEFLVSMMSTYVAVAVMDFLVRSPLREAKGEYPQTDVLAEAAWIPSFLPGTRFHWGFFLALAAAGAAWILLWKTTLGFRMRAVGRNRAAARFAGIREKSVFVSVFLLSGAFAGLAGFIEVNGVQHMVVQGFNPLLGAEGIGIAVLGGAHPFGVVLSALLFGALKVGGLLVTQTSSVPSSIIAILEGFVMLYVILSFYLRHRLKLAGARKRAASGGKEP; encoded by the coding sequence GTGACGGAGAAAAAACGGGAGAAACCCCCTCTGTACGAATCGCTTACCGATCCCGACGGGATCCCTGCATCCCTTTTCTTCCCCGCCCTGTCCGTCGTTCTCGGCCTCGCTTCCGCCGGAGCCCTCATGCTCTTCCTTGGGCACAACCCGGTGGCTGTATACCTGGACCTGTTTTCCTTCGCTTTCAGGGACATCTACAATATCGCCGACATCTTCGCCAAGGCTGCCCCCCTGATTTTGACGGGCCTGGCCTTTGCTTTCGCCTTCCAGGCCGGGCTGTTCAACATCGGAGCCCAGGGCCAGTTCTACCTCGGCGCCGTTGCCTCTGCGGCCTGCGCTCTTTTCTTCCCGTTCCTGCCCTCCCGGCTGCTGCTTCCCTTGTGCGCCGCCGTGTCCATGACAGCAGGGGGTCTGTGGGGAAGTATGACGGGCTATTTCAAGGCCAGGTTCAACGCCAACGAATTTCTCGTCAGCATGATGTCCACCTACGTGGCGGTGGCCGTCATGGATTTCCTTGTCCGAAGCCCCCTGAGGGAAGCCAAGGGGGAATACCCCCAGACGGACGTCCTCGCGGAGGCGGCCTGGATCCCTTCTTTTCTCCCCGGCACCAGGTTCCACTGGGGCTTTTTCCTCGCCCTTGCCGCCGCAGGGGCGGCATGGATTCTTCTCTGGAAAACGACCTTGGGCTTCCGCATGAGGGCGGTGGGCAGGAACAGGGCCGCAGCACGGTTCGCCGGTATCAGGGAAAAGAGCGTTTTCGTCTCCGTTTTTCTTCTCAGCGGGGCCTTCGCCGGACTGGCGGGTTTCATCGAGGTCAACGGCGTCCAACACATGGTCGTCCAGGGGTTCAATCCTCTCCTGGGGGCCGAGGGCATCGGCATCGCCGTCCTTGGCGGAGCCCATCCTTTCGGTGTTGTGCTGTCGGCCCTTCTGTTCGGAGCTCTCAAGGTGGGCGGTCTGCTGGTCACCCAGACGTCCTCCGTCCCATCGAGCATCATCGCCATTCTCGAGGGATTCGTCATGCTCTACGTGATCCTTTCCTTCTATCTCCGTCACAGGCTGAAGCTGGCCGGTGCCCGCAAGCGGGCCGCTTCGGGAGGTAAAGAACCGTGA
- a CDS encoding ornithine carbamoyltransferase encodes MQTLFRGKHFITLQEWTKEEIDTLLDVSYDLKMQFALDRPTNYLPNKTVFLMFFEQSTRTRNSMEAGITQLGGHAHFLDTSNMQIAHGEVPKDTAIILSRMGHAIACRNCFWKEGNAYLREMAKWSPVPIINMQDDLYHPLQGIADLMTIQEKRGKNVRGLKVSVIWAYATTHKKPISVPLTQALLFPRYGMEVTLAYPKGYEMPDWVIEQAKKNALENGGTFRITNDQEEAYRGADVVIPKNWGNWVTNESKAVIDSTLEANRHWKCTEERMALTDKYSLYMHALPADRVNEVEDPVIDGPHSVIYDEAENRLHTAKAVMALTMGGR; translated from the coding sequence ATGCAGACGCTTTTCCGGGGGAAACATTTCATCACCCTCCAGGAGTGGACGAAGGAGGAAATCGACACCCTTCTCGACGTTTCCTACGACTTGAAGATGCAGTTCGCCCTTGACAGGCCGACGAACTACCTGCCCAACAAGACCGTGTTTCTCATGTTCTTCGAGCAGTCCACCAGGACCAGGAACTCCATGGAGGCGGGAATAACCCAGCTGGGCGGCCACGCCCACTTCCTGGACACCAGCAACATGCAGATCGCCCATGGCGAAGTGCCGAAAGACACGGCCATCATCCTGTCCCGCATGGGTCACGCCATCGCGTGCCGGAACTGCTTCTGGAAGGAAGGGAACGCCTACCTCCGGGAGATGGCCAAGTGGTCTCCCGTCCCCATCATCAACATGCAGGACGACCTGTACCACCCCCTGCAGGGCATCGCCGACCTCATGACCATCCAGGAGAAGCGGGGGAAGAACGTCCGGGGCCTCAAGGTCTCAGTCATCTGGGCCTACGCCACCACCCACAAAAAGCCCATCTCCGTACCTCTCACTCAGGCCCTCCTGTTCCCCAGGTACGGCATGGAAGTCACCCTGGCCTACCCGAAGGGTTACGAGATGCCCGACTGGGTCATCGAGCAGGCGAAGAAGAACGCCCTTGAGAACGGCGGAACCTTCCGGATCACCAACGACCAGGAAGAAGCCTACCGGGGTGCCGATGTGGTCATTCCCAAGAACTGGGGCAACTGGGTGACGAACGAAAGCAAGGCGGTCATCGACAGCACCCTCGAGGCCAACCGGCACTGGAAATGCACCGAGGAGCGTATGGCTCTCACCGACAAGTATTCCCTGTACATGCACGCCCTCCCGGCCGACAGGGTGAACGAAGTGGAAGACCCGGTCATCGACGGCCCCCACTCCGTCATCTACGACGAGGCGGAGAACAGGCTCCACACCGCAAAGGCCGTAATGGCTCTCACCATGGGCGGAAGGTAA
- a CDS encoding pyridoxal-phosphate dependent enzyme: protein MKYGIDLTIHEEGLKHAVEVARKRNIVIPTFKQMKDPETHTPASVKEKLKKTGLWDVDSANLFRITWKNQPVKSGGLFGGVNYIELPPALTGVDARIIAIVGKWFPTGAHKVGASFGCLAPRLVTGQFDPLRQKAVWPSTGNYCRGGAYNAQLLGCESIAILPEGMSRERFDWLETVAGEIIATPGTESNVKEIYDKVWELRKTRDNIVVFNQFDEMGNHLWHYEVTGHAMEEVLREIMRPGDRYAGVAVTSGSAGTTACGDYLKEIFPGSKVAVGEALQCPTLLENGFGAHRIEGIGDKHVPWVHNVKNTDMVMAVDDEDCMGFIRLCNEPAGKKYLRSLGLTDEFIDRLPLMGISGAANVLMAVKMAKYYELTSKDVILTVFTDSMEMYGSRLKEMEEEHGPYTDMDAAAGHARHVLGVRTDGLLELTYAERRRIHNLKYYTWVEQQGKTSDELNAQWYDAEEYWGGIHTMADKIDEKIEEFNRLTGLL from the coding sequence ATGAAATACGGAATCGACCTCACCATTCATGAAGAAGGACTGAAGCACGCCGTCGAGGTGGCGAGGAAACGGAACATCGTCATCCCCACGTTCAAACAGATGAAGGATCCTGAGACCCATACCCCCGCCTCCGTGAAGGAGAAGCTGAAAAAGACGGGGCTGTGGGACGTGGATTCGGCAAACCTCTTCAGGATCACCTGGAAAAACCAGCCGGTGAAATCCGGCGGACTGTTCGGCGGAGTGAACTACATCGAGCTGCCTCCGGCCCTCACCGGGGTTGACGCCCGGATTATCGCCATCGTGGGCAAGTGGTTCCCCACGGGAGCCCACAAGGTGGGAGCGAGCTTCGGATGCCTGGCCCCCCGCCTGGTGACGGGGCAGTTCGATCCCCTCCGCCAGAAGGCCGTCTGGCCCTCCACCGGGAACTACTGCCGGGGCGGGGCCTACAACGCCCAGCTCCTGGGCTGCGAATCCATCGCCATCCTTCCCGAGGGTATGAGCCGCGAGCGTTTTGACTGGCTCGAAACGGTGGCGGGAGAGATCATCGCCACCCCCGGGACGGAGAGCAACGTCAAGGAAATTTACGACAAGGTCTGGGAGCTTCGGAAGACCAGGGACAATATCGTCGTGTTCAACCAGTTTGACGAAATGGGCAACCACCTCTGGCACTACGAGGTGACGGGACACGCCATGGAAGAGGTTCTCCGCGAGATTATGAGGCCGGGAGACAGGTATGCCGGCGTGGCCGTCACGTCAGGGTCCGCCGGGACCACAGCCTGCGGAGACTATCTGAAGGAGATTTTCCCCGGAAGCAAAGTGGCCGTCGGTGAGGCCCTCCAGTGTCCCACCCTGCTGGAGAACGGCTTCGGAGCCCACAGGATCGAAGGCATCGGCGACAAGCATGTCCCCTGGGTTCACAACGTGAAGAACACCGACATGGTCATGGCCGTCGACGACGAGGACTGCATGGGGTTCATCCGGCTCTGCAACGAGCCCGCCGGAAAGAAGTATCTCCGGTCTCTGGGACTGACGGATGAATTCATTGACCGGCTTCCCCTCATGGGCATCTCCGGTGCGGCCAATGTTCTCATGGCCGTGAAGATGGCGAAGTATTACGAGCTGACGTCGAAAGACGTCATCCTCACCGTCTTCACCGATTCCATGGAGATGTACGGTTCCCGGTTGAAGGAGATGGAGGAGGAGCACGGCCCCTACACGGACATGGACGCGGCCGCAGGCCACGCCCGCCATGTTCTCGGCGTGCGCACCGACGGTCTTCTCGAGCTGACCTATGCCGAGAGAAGACGGATCCACAACCTGAAGTACTATACCTGGGTGGAGCAGCAGGGCAAAACCTCGGACGAGCTCAACGCCCAGTGGTATGACGCCGAGGAGTACTGGGGCGGCATCCACACCATGGCGGACAAAATCGACGAAAAAATCGAGGAGTTCAATCGCCTGACGGGATTGCTGTAG
- a CDS encoding ABC transporter ATP-binding protein, translated as MKFPQHEALSLRGITKVFPGAVANANVNLSAGRGEILAILGENGAGKSTLMKILYGMYRPDSGTVFVNGREVRIRSPKDALSLGIGMIHQHFTLVPVHTVWENVVLGLDPSSGRPTGRKGAIAELADLGRRYGLEVDPCAVVADLSVGMQQKTEILKALYRSVSILVMDEPTAVLTPGETENLFGFLREFRAAGNTVLFITHKLGEVMEIADRIEVLRGGRNAGSFLRGEVTERELAGRMVGEDIPPVATARVRPAGHNVLEVRDLWVRDSRGHHAVRGVSFTVRAGEIFGIAGVSGNGQEELADCVCGLAGQERGDILLEGRSLPRADPGAVFRAGVGYIPADRHREGLVLDMTVEENLVLKNLAAYSRNGFLREGAMRKNAERHIGEYGIRPPLPGIRTASLSGGNQQKVVAAREIEAGRKCIVAVQPTRGLDLGAAAHVHRMLTAAGDAGRAVILVSTELSEVMSLSDRVAVMTGGEIRGIFPGESADLRTIGLLMAGGKGEPS; from the coding sequence ATGAAATTCCCACAGCATGAAGCCCTTTCCCTCAGGGGAATAACAAAGGTGTTTCCCGGAGCGGTCGCCAACGCAAATGTGAACCTTTCCGCCGGCCGGGGTGAAATTCTGGCCATTTTGGGCGAGAACGGTGCCGGCAAGTCCACGCTGATGAAAATACTGTACGGCATGTACCGGCCGGACAGCGGCACCGTTTTCGTGAACGGCAGGGAGGTCAGGATACGTTCGCCGAAGGATGCTCTGTCCCTCGGTATCGGGATGATCCACCAGCATTTTACCCTCGTTCCGGTTCATACGGTCTGGGAGAACGTGGTGCTCGGCCTGGATCCTTCCTCCGGCCGTCCCACAGGCCGGAAGGGTGCCATCGCCGAACTGGCGGACCTGGGCAGGAGGTACGGCCTTGAAGTCGATCCCTGCGCTGTCGTAGCGGATCTTTCGGTAGGGATGCAGCAGAAGACGGAAATTCTGAAAGCGCTGTACCGCAGTGTCAGCATCCTGGTCATGGACGAACCCACCGCCGTCCTTACCCCCGGAGAGACAGAGAACCTCTTCGGGTTTCTCCGGGAATTCCGGGCTGCTGGAAACACCGTCCTTTTCATCACCCACAAGCTCGGGGAAGTCATGGAGATCGCAGACCGCATAGAAGTCCTGAGGGGCGGCAGAAACGCCGGATCCTTCCTTCGGGGTGAAGTGACCGAGAGGGAGCTTGCCGGCCGAATGGTGGGAGAGGACATCCCCCCTGTCGCTACGGCCAGGGTCCGGCCTGCGGGGCACAACGTGCTGGAAGTCCGGGACCTGTGGGTCAGGGACAGCCGCGGGCACCATGCCGTCCGGGGTGTTTCTTTTACCGTCAGGGCCGGCGAGATCTTCGGCATCGCCGGAGTGAGCGGAAACGGACAGGAGGAACTGGCCGACTGCGTCTGCGGTCTTGCCGGCCAGGAAAGGGGAGACATTCTCCTCGAAGGAAGGAGCCTCCCAAGAGCGGATCCCGGGGCTGTCTTTCGCGCCGGAGTGGGGTACATTCCTGCAGACAGACACAGGGAAGGCCTGGTGCTCGATATGACCGTGGAAGAGAACCTCGTGCTGAAGAACCTCGCCGCCTATTCCCGGAACGGCTTTCTTCGGGAAGGCGCCATGCGGAAAAACGCAGAGCGGCACATCGGCGAGTACGGGATCAGACCGCCCCTTCCGGGAATACGGACGGCCTCGCTGTCGGGGGGCAACCAGCAGAAAGTGGTGGCCGCCCGTGAGATCGAGGCGGGCAGAAAATGCATTGTCGCAGTGCAGCCCACCAGGGGCCTCGACCTTGGGGCCGCAGCCCACGTTCACCGGATGCTCACTGCAGCCGGAGACGCGGGCAGAGCCGTTATCCTCGTGTCCACGGAACTTTCCGAAGTCATGAGCCTTTCCGATAGGGTCGCCGTCATGACCGGCGGCGAGATTCGCGGAATCTTCCCCGGGGAGAGCGCCGACCTCCGTACGATCGGCCTGCTCATGGCCGGCGGAAAGGGGGAACCATCGTGA
- a CDS encoding TRAP transporter small permease — MITNSPDGANSEERGIFLLARKVGNGLERMIELPVFILSILMTAIVLLGVFFRYVVRDPLGWSEELSRYLMIWMALLSVALCVWRHEHVGVTMAIKKLPRTVAKTLIFVSNGLVMYFLLVLTRYGFRMAEGGKAQLSTALDTSMEWWLMAVPVSALLCMIMLSCKMVLDVRRKNIDEMLMSEDIIDTVKREEGLDFGDVPLKEAKPR, encoded by the coding sequence ATGATTACGAACAGTCCCGACGGGGCGAACAGTGAGGAAAGGGGAATTTTTCTCCTCGCAAGGAAAGTGGGGAACGGACTGGAGAGGATGATCGAACTGCCTGTGTTCATCCTCTCCATCCTCATGACCGCCATCGTGCTCCTCGGGGTCTTCTTCCGCTACGTGGTCCGCGACCCCCTCGGGTGGTCAGAGGAGCTGTCCCGGTACCTCATGATCTGGATGGCCCTGCTTTCCGTGGCGCTCTGCGTCTGGCGTCACGAACACGTGGGGGTAACCATGGCGATAAAAAAATTACCACGGACGGTCGCCAAAACACTGATTTTCGTCTCGAACGGCCTGGTGATGTATTTCCTCCTCGTTCTCACACGGTACGGCTTCCGGATGGCCGAGGGAGGAAAGGCGCAGCTCTCCACGGCCCTCGATACGTCCATGGAATGGTGGCTCATGGCGGTCCCCGTCAGCGCCCTGCTATGCATGATCATGCTTTCGTGCAAGATGGTTCTTGACGTCAGGAGAAAAAACATCGACGAAATGCTCATGTCTGAGGATATTATCGACACCGTGAAGCGGGAGGAAGGGCTCGACTTCGGCGATGTCCCCCTGAAAGAGGCGAAGCCGCGATGA
- a CDS encoding YgeY family selenium metabolism-linked hydrolase — MIPFEKVLSKAEEYRPKISRFLRDMIALPSGSCGEKEVICRIKEEMEVCGYDRVEIDPMGNVLGFIGTGKHLVALDAHIDTVGIGDRSLWQYDPYEGYEDDEIIVGRGASDQEGGMASMVYGGKIIKDLALSGDFTLMVVGSVQEEDCDGLCWQYIINEDKYRPEFVVLTEPTSCNIYRGHRGRMEIKVSARGISCHGSAPERGDNAIYKMAPILQELRALHENLHYDPFLGKGSLTVSEIFFSSPSRCAVADGCSISVDRRLTHGETWEKALQEIRNLPAVKAAGAEVSMYTYDCPSWTGLVYPTECFFPTWVLEEDHPACRTLVEGYRELFRSEPLVDKWTFSTNGVSIMGRFGIPCVGFGPGHEDQAHAPNERTWKDELVKAAALYAVVPSIYAEKHAR; from the coding sequence ATGATTCCTTTCGAGAAGGTACTAAGCAAGGCGGAAGAGTACAGACCCAAAATATCCCGTTTCCTTCGGGACATGATCGCCCTACCCAGCGGAAGCTGCGGTGAGAAGGAAGTGATTTGCCGGATCAAGGAGGAGATGGAGGTCTGCGGGTACGACCGTGTGGAGATCGACCCCATGGGAAACGTCCTGGGCTTCATCGGGACGGGAAAACACCTTGTGGCCCTCGATGCCCATATCGATACCGTGGGTATCGGCGACCGCTCCCTCTGGCAGTATGACCCCTACGAAGGATACGAGGACGACGAGATCATTGTCGGCAGGGGGGCCAGCGACCAGGAGGGCGGCATGGCCTCTATGGTCTACGGAGGGAAGATAATAAAAGACCTCGCCCTCTCGGGGGATTTCACCCTCATGGTGGTGGGATCGGTCCAGGAGGAGGACTGCGACGGTCTCTGCTGGCAGTACATCATCAACGAGGACAAGTACCGTCCGGAGTTTGTGGTGCTCACCGAGCCCACGTCGTGCAACATCTACAGGGGACACCGGGGGCGCATGGAAATAAAGGTGAGCGCAAGGGGGATTTCCTGCCACGGCTCCGCCCCCGAGCGGGGGGACAATGCCATCTACAAGATGGCCCCCATCCTGCAGGAGCTCCGCGCCCTTCATGAAAATCTCCATTATGATCCCTTCCTTGGCAAGGGGAGCCTGACCGTATCGGAAATCTTTTTCAGCTCTCCCTCGAGGTGCGCCGTGGCGGACGGGTGCTCCATATCCGTGGACCGGCGGCTGACCCACGGGGAGACCTGGGAAAAGGCCCTCCAGGAGATACGGAACCTCCCGGCAGTCAAGGCCGCCGGGGCGGAAGTCTCCATGTACACCTACGACTGTCCTTCCTGGACCGGCCTCGTCTATCCCACGGAATGCTTCTTCCCCACGTGGGTGCTCGAGGAGGATCATCCGGCCTGCCGCACTCTCGTGGAAGGCTACCGGGAACTGTTCCGATCGGAGCCCCTGGTGGACAAGTGGACCTTCTCCACGAACGGCGTCTCCATCATGGGAAGGTTCGGCATTCCCTGCGTAGGCTTCGGCCCGGGACACGAGGACCAGGCCCACGCCCCCAACGAACGTACATGGAAGGACGAGCTGGTGAAGGCCGCCGCACTCTACGCGGTGGTCCCTTCCATCTATGCGGAAAAACACGCCCGCTAG
- a CDS encoding TRAP transporter large permease has translation MTGFISVTFLILIAVGMPIGFVLGVSGLAAMLKMELPSVLQLVPQRYFAGVDMFTLMAMPFFILAGEIMNKTGITSRLVKFSNVLVGHLQGGLAHANILASVFFAGITGAAVSDTAAIGSMLIPAMVDEGYDKDFSAAVTASSSIIGPTIPPSNIMVIYGAFMQVSIAGLFLAGIVPGLLVAVALMFLTARISKKRGYPVGSRRATLKEMALAFKEALVALLMPAIILGGILSGIFTPTEAAAVAVAYSMVLGFFVYRNLTLGDMWPIFMKMARTTGVVFLVIAAASILGWVLTIEQIPEKVAALMLSVSTNKWVVMGMILVLLLFIGMFMDIAAALIILGPILHPLAVKIGFHPLHFGIIMVLALNIALMTPPVGACLFVACGISKLTIEQLSREIFPFILVVLAVLLLITVVPEIPLFLPRLMGMVH, from the coding sequence ATGACCGGGTTCATTTCAGTCACCTTTCTGATTCTCATCGCCGTGGGCATGCCCATCGGCTTCGTGCTCGGCGTCAGCGGCCTCGCCGCAATGCTGAAGATGGAGCTTCCCTCGGTGCTCCAGCTCGTTCCCCAGCGATATTTCGCCGGGGTGGACATGTTTACCCTCATGGCCATGCCCTTCTTCATCCTGGCCGGGGAGATAATGAACAAGACGGGCATCACTTCCCGTCTCGTGAAGTTCAGCAATGTCCTCGTCGGACACCTTCAGGGCGGTCTCGCCCATGCCAATATCCTGGCCTCGGTGTTCTTCGCCGGAATCACGGGAGCGGCAGTGAGCGACACCGCCGCCATCGGATCCATGCTCATCCCCGCCATGGTGGACGAAGGGTACGACAAGGACTTTTCCGCCGCGGTCACGGCGTCGTCGTCGATCATCGGCCCCACCATACCGCCGTCGAACATCATGGTGATCTACGGAGCCTTCATGCAAGTCTCCATCGCCGGCCTTTTCCTGGCGGGAATAGTGCCTGGCCTGCTCGTGGCGGTGGCGCTCATGTTCCTGACCGCCCGCATATCAAAGAAGAGAGGATATCCCGTAGGATCCCGGAGGGCTACTCTGAAGGAAATGGCTCTTGCGTTCAAGGAGGCTCTCGTAGCGCTCCTCATGCCCGCCATCATTCTCGGCGGAATACTTTCGGGCATCTTCACGCCTACCGAGGCGGCGGCTGTTGCGGTAGCCTACTCCATGGTCCTCGGGTTTTTCGTCTACAGGAACCTGACCCTTGGGGACATGTGGCCCATATTCATGAAGATGGCCCGCACTACGGGCGTGGTCTTCCTCGTCATCGCGGCCGCGTCCATTCTCGGATGGGTACTTACCATCGAACAGATTCCCGAGAAAGTGGCGGCCCTCATGCTCAGCGTGAGCACCAATAAATGGGTGGTCATGGGCATGATCCTGGTGCTGCTGCTTTTCATCGGCATGTTCATGGACATCGCGGCGGCACTCATCATCCTTGGTCCCATCCTGCACCCCCTGGCGGTGAAGATCGGCTTCCACCCTCTTCACTTCGGCATCATCATGGTGCTGGCGCTGAACATTGCCCTTATGACGCCGCCGGTGGGTGCGTGCCTTTTCGTTGCCTGCGGCATAAGCAAGCTGACCATCGAGCAGCTGAGCAGGGAAATTTTTCCCTTCATCCTGGTGGTGCTCGCGGTTCTCCTGCTCATCACCGTGGTGCCTGAGATACCCCTTTTCCTTCCCAGGCTGATGGGTATGGTCCATTGA
- a CDS encoding DctP family TRAP transporter solute-binding subunit, with protein sequence MKKLGILFLAICIVATSAAAFAAPKTIKLAHLNPQQPFEVATAAMAAVFKSMVEAESNGSLKVDIFPAGQLGNERETMEQVKVGVVQSYIASAGGMAAFYPLYSTVDIPFAIPNYDVAWKVYDGPFGRHLASEIENKAGFKVLGYGEAGGFFQLSNSRRPIKTVADMKGLKMRTMTLPSHQNLMKAYGAAATPVAWAEVYTALQTGVVDGQHNPIPIVLTGKLFEVQKYLTLTNHLYSSYCWVMNKDFYAGLTEKERSIVDSAARTAIVAGRGLNRIIESSERGLPALAEAGMEINTPTPEALEEFRKIGRESALAFIRETYKDEGVALARMYLDAVEAAMKEEK encoded by the coding sequence ATGAAAAAGCTCGGGATACTGTTTCTCGCGATCTGTATCGTGGCGACCTCAGCGGCGGCCTTCGCGGCCCCGAAGACCATCAAGCTGGCCCATCTGAACCCCCAGCAGCCCTTCGAAGTGGCCACCGCAGCCATGGCGGCCGTCTTCAAGAGCATGGTCGAAGCGGAGAGCAACGGGTCCCTGAAAGTGGACATTTTCCCTGCCGGGCAGCTCGGCAACGAACGGGAAACCATGGAGCAGGTCAAGGTCGGCGTGGTTCAGAGCTACATCGCCTCCGCCGGCGGCATGGCCGCGTTCTACCCCCTTTACAGCACCGTGGACATTCCTTTCGCCATTCCCAACTACGATGTAGCCTGGAAAGTCTATGACGGTCCCTTCGGCCGGCATCTCGCCTCCGAAATCGAAAACAAGGCCGGCTTCAAAGTGCTCGGCTACGGCGAAGCGGGCGGTTTCTTCCAGCTCTCCAACAGCAGGCGGCCCATCAAAACAGTAGCCGACATGAAGGGCCTCAAGATGCGCACCATGACCCTTCCTTCGCACCAGAATCTCATGAAGGCCTACGGCGCAGCCGCTACCCCCGTGGCATGGGCCGAGGTGTACACCGCCCTCCAGACGGGTGTGGTGGACGGCCAGCATAACCCCATCCCCATCGTCCTGACCGGGAAGCTCTTCGAAGTGCAGAAATATCTCACCCTCACCAACCATCTCTACAGCTCCTACTGCTGGGTCATGAACAAGGACTTTTATGCCGGGCTGACCGAGAAGGAACGGTCCATCGTGGACTCCGCCGCGCGGACGGCCATTGTGGCCGGCCGCGGACTGAACAGGATCATCGAATCCTCCGAGAGAGGCCTCCCCGCCCTTGCAGAGGCGGGCATGGAGATCAACACTCCCACCCCCGAGGCTCTCGAGGAATTCCGGAAGATCGGCCGGGAATCCGCCCTTGCCTTCATCCGGGAAACCTACAAGGATGAAGGCGTAGCCCTTGCCCGGATGTACCTCGACGCCGTCGAAGCCGCCATGAAGGAGGAAAAGTAG